In a single window of the Bradyrhizobium erythrophlei genome:
- a CDS encoding potassium transporter Kup, translating to MTSDAVASAAEMPAANGHANAHSTAGFKALLIGSIGVVYGDIGTSPLYALREAVIAASGPAAGGVTPQAVLGVVSLILWALIIVVTLKYVLILLRADNHGEGGTLALMALAQRAVSYGAGAIVLLGIVSGALFYGDAVITPALSVLSAIEGIKLVTSAFDPYVVPLTVLILLVLFAAQSRGTARVAAFFGPVMTIWFGVIAIAAIPPIMRHPEVLYALNPVHAVAFMLHHGIIGFVTLGAVFLAVTGAEALYADLGHFGKRPIQTAWLFIVLPSLALNYLGQGALVIANPRAVENPFFLMFPDWAVLPMVCLATVATVIASQAVITGAYSLTRQAIQLGLLPRFEIRHTSESHSGQIYIPRINMLLLVSVVLLVLMFRSSSALASAYGISVTGTMVVTAMMGFVVIWRVWKWSPFAAAALIAPFLFLDLTFLAANLLKVFEGGWVPLALGSVVMLLMYTWRRGSRLLFEKSRKLEFPLADLVSMLEKRPPQRVSGTAVFLTSDPVSAPTALMHSLKHYKVLHEKNVILTIETAPTPRIDPAERVRLEQISATFTKVTLRFGFMESPNVPKALAIARKLGWQFDIMSTSFFLSRRALKPAAHSGMPRWQDHLFIALSRTANDATDYFQIPSGRVVEVGTQVTV from the coding sequence ATGACCAGTGACGCTGTAGCTTCCGCCGCGGAAATGCCGGCGGCCAATGGGCATGCCAATGCCCATTCGACCGCCGGCTTCAAGGCGCTCCTGATCGGCAGCATCGGCGTCGTCTACGGCGACATCGGCACCAGTCCGCTGTACGCGCTCCGCGAAGCCGTGATCGCCGCCAGCGGGCCTGCTGCGGGCGGCGTCACGCCGCAGGCGGTGCTCGGCGTCGTGTCGCTGATCCTGTGGGCGCTGATCATTGTGGTGACGCTGAAATATGTGCTGATCCTGCTGCGCGCGGATAACCATGGCGAGGGCGGAACGCTGGCGCTGATGGCGCTGGCGCAACGCGCGGTTAGCTATGGTGCCGGCGCCATCGTGCTGCTCGGGATCGTCAGCGGCGCGCTATTTTACGGCGACGCGGTGATCACGCCGGCGCTGTCGGTGCTGTCAGCCATCGAGGGTATCAAACTCGTCACCTCCGCGTTCGATCCGTACGTCGTGCCGCTGACGGTGCTGATCCTGCTGGTGTTGTTCGCCGCCCAGTCACGCGGCACCGCGCGCGTCGCGGCTTTCTTCGGGCCGGTGATGACTATCTGGTTCGGCGTCATCGCGATTGCGGCGATCCCCCCGATCATGCGACATCCCGAAGTTCTTTATGCGCTGAATCCCGTCCATGCCGTCGCGTTCATGCTTCATCACGGCATCATCGGATTCGTCACGCTCGGCGCGGTATTTCTCGCGGTCACCGGAGCCGAGGCGCTGTACGCCGACCTCGGGCATTTCGGCAAACGGCCGATCCAGACAGCGTGGCTTTTCATCGTGCTGCCGTCGCTGGCGCTGAATTATCTGGGGCAGGGCGCACTGGTCATCGCCAATCCCCGGGCGGTCGAGAACCCCTTCTTCCTGATGTTCCCGGACTGGGCCGTGTTGCCGATGGTCTGTCTCGCCACGGTGGCCACCGTGATTGCGAGCCAGGCGGTGATCACCGGCGCCTATTCGTTGACGCGCCAGGCCATTCAGCTGGGCTTGCTGCCGCGATTTGAAATTCGCCATACATCGGAATCCCATTCCGGCCAGATTTATATCCCGCGCATCAATATGCTGCTGCTCGTCAGCGTGGTGCTGCTGGTCCTGATGTTCCGTTCGTCAAGCGCGCTGGCGTCGGCCTATGGTATTTCCGTGACCGGGACCATGGTGGTGACCGCGATGATGGGTTTTGTCGTCATCTGGCGAGTCTGGAAATGGTCGCCGTTCGCGGCGGCGGCGCTGATTGCGCCGTTTCTGTTTCTCGACCTGACCTTTCTGGCAGCGAACCTGTTGAAAGTGTTCGAGGGCGGCTGGGTGCCGCTGGCGCTGGGATCCGTCGTGATGCTCCTGATGTACACTTGGCGGCGCGGCAGCAGGCTTTTGTTCGAGAAATCGCGCAAGCTGGAGTTTCCGCTGGCAGACCTGGTGTCGATGCTGGAAAAGCGGCCGCCGCAGCGGGTTTCCGGCACCGCAGTATTCCTGACCAGCGATCCCGTCAGCGCGCCGACGGCTCTGATGCACAGTCTCAAGCACTACAAGGTGCTGCACGAGAAGAACGTCATTCTCACCATCGAAACCGCGCCGACACCTCGGATCGACCCGGCCGAGCGGGTCAGGCTGGAACAGATCAGCGCGACCTTCACCAAGGTCACGCTGCGGTTCGGTTTCATGGAGTCGCCCAATGTGCCCAAGGCGCTGGCGATCGCGCGCAAGCTGGGCTGGCAGTTCGATATCATGTCGACGTCGTTCTTCCTGTCGCGGCGTGCGCTCAAGCCGGCCGCGCATTCCGGCATGCCGCGCTGGCAGGATCATCTTTTCATCGCGCTCAGCCGCACCGCCAACGATGCCACCGACTATTTCCAGATTCCGAGCGGGCGGGTGGTCGAAGTGGGAACGCAGGTTACCGTCTAG
- a CDS encoding potassium transporter Kup: protein MAVSVTSTEAHEAPVSTGFWALTLGSIGVVFGDIGTSPLYAFREAVAGAAQGQPITRVMVLGVLSLILWALFIVVTAKYVLLLLRADNNGEGGTLSLMALGQRALGRRSWPLLALGVIGASMFIGDSMITPAISVLSAVEGLKLATPALEHYVVPLTVFILVALFSIQSSGTARVASAFGPVMVVWFATLGVMGLVHISDDPSVLAAINPWYAVHFLLSHGKIGMVTLGAVFLAVTGGEALYADLGHFGRKPIQAGWLYFVLPSLLINYFGQGAVVLSNPAAIENSFYRMVPEILLLPLVALSTAATVIASQAVITGAYSLTRQAVQLGLLPRFEVRYTSEAHAGQIYLPRVNRLLLIGVLLLVLLFRTSSGLASAYGIAVSTTMVADGIMGFVVIWKLWNWRAAAAAALIVPFVVVDMTFFSANLLKLLEGAWVPLLFGLATAIMIWTWRRGAAILVIKTRRIEVPLTDLIKSLEKRPPHIVKGTAIFLTSDPSFVPTALLHNLKHNKVLHEHNVILTIETAQTPRVDPAERVRMETISDKFATVRLRFGFMESPNVPKALVIARKLGWQFDIMSTSFFVSRRSLKPSSQSGMPRWQDHLFIAMSRSANDATDYFQIPTGRVVEVGTQVTI from the coding sequence ATGGCTGTCAGCGTCACATCCACCGAAGCCCATGAGGCACCGGTCAGCACCGGCTTTTGGGCCCTGACGCTGGGAAGCATCGGCGTGGTGTTTGGCGATATCGGGACCTCGCCGCTGTATGCGTTTCGCGAGGCTGTTGCCGGTGCCGCGCAGGGCCAGCCGATAACCCGGGTCATGGTGCTTGGGGTTTTGTCGCTGATCCTGTGGGCGCTCTTTATCGTGGTCACGGCAAAATACGTGCTGCTGCTGCTGCGCGCCGACAATAACGGCGAGGGCGGCACGCTTTCGCTGATGGCGCTCGGGCAACGCGCATTGGGTCGGAGAAGCTGGCCGCTGCTGGCGCTCGGCGTCATCGGCGCTTCGATGTTCATCGGCGACTCCATGATCACGCCGGCGATTTCGGTCCTGTCCGCGGTCGAAGGTCTCAAGCTCGCAACGCCGGCGCTCGAGCACTATGTGGTGCCGCTGACGGTTTTCATTTTGGTTGCGCTGTTCTCGATTCAAAGCAGCGGCACTGCGCGCGTCGCCTCGGCGTTCGGGCCGGTGATGGTTGTCTGGTTTGCGACTCTCGGCGTGATGGGCCTCGTTCATATCAGCGACGATCCGTCGGTGCTGGCCGCGATCAACCCCTGGTACGCGGTTCATTTCCTGCTTTCCCATGGCAAGATCGGAATGGTGACGCTGGGCGCGGTATTTCTCGCAGTGACCGGCGGCGAGGCGCTCTATGCAGATCTGGGCCACTTCGGACGCAAGCCGATCCAGGCGGGATGGCTTTACTTTGTGTTGCCCTCGCTTCTGATCAACTATTTCGGTCAGGGCGCGGTGGTGCTTTCCAATCCGGCGGCGATCGAAAATTCATTCTACCGGATGGTTCCGGAAATCCTGCTGCTGCCGCTGGTCGCGCTGTCGACCGCGGCGACGGTGATCGCAAGCCAGGCGGTAATTACGGGAGCCTATTCGTTGACCCGTCAGGCAGTGCAGCTCGGCCTGCTGCCGCGCTTCGAGGTCCGCTACACCTCGGAAGCCCATGCCGGGCAGATTTATCTGCCGCGCGTGAACAGGCTGTTGCTGATCGGCGTCTTGCTGCTGGTGCTGTTGTTCCGCACCTCGAGCGGACTGGCCTCCGCCTACGGCATCGCGGTCTCCACAACCATGGTCGCCGACGGCATCATGGGCTTCGTGGTGATCTGGAAGCTGTGGAATTGGCGCGCGGCCGCCGCGGCGGCGCTGATCGTGCCGTTTGTCGTCGTCGACATGACTTTCTTCAGTGCAAACCTCTTGAAGCTGCTCGAAGGCGCCTGGGTCCCGCTGCTGTTCGGTCTAGCGACGGCGATCATGATCTGGACCTGGCGCCGGGGTGCCGCAATCCTGGTCATCAAAACCCGGCGGATCGAAGTTCCGCTCACGGATCTGATCAAGAGCCTCGAAAAGCGCCCGCCTCACATCGTCAAGGGCACCGCGATCTTTCTGACCAGCGATCCGAGTTTCGTGCCGACGGCGCTGTTGCATAATCTCAAGCACAACAAGGTGCTGCACGAGCACAATGTGATTCTGACCATTGAAACCGCGCAGACTCCGCGCGTCGACCCCGCCGAGCGGGTCCGGATGGAAACCATCAGCGACAAATTTGCGACAGTGCGGCTGCGTTTCGGTTTCATGGAATCGCCGAACGTTCCCAAGGCGCTGGTGATCGCGCGCAAGCTCGGCTGGCAGTTCGATATCATGTCGACGTCGTTTTTCGTCTCGCGGCGCTCGCTGAAACCCTCTTCGCAGTCCGGAATGCCGCGCTGGCAGGACCACCTGTTCATCGCCATGAGCCGATCGGCCAATGACGCCACCGACTATTTCCAGATTCCGACCGGACGGGTGGTTGAAGTCGGTACCCAGGTTACTATTTAG